A single Amphiura filiformis unplaced genomic scaffold, Afil_fr2py scaffold_46, whole genome shotgun sequence DNA region contains:
- the LOC140144248 gene encoding uncharacterized protein, with the protein MRRQCTLGYDRLSVPRCGKGFPDSSNLKIHEEHVHAFDDASSDEAISSDEDGTSKAPKQQKTGSRKTIAPVKSSTQPVSKMTSRGTISSKDGGQAIRQNRERYVFERDVDSDEADLISKHPNKAHHEKLSDRNSSTVVEKSTQQSDITRNISRNTDMLYSKPRPPTCRSEMLTHQYATDEDAIAADPGIRSLHRQRSVDSVDTEISETRSVFENFVTQTNVNIVVKHTCGKQVKETITSEQQTHFSSSERDKRNEMFSRLKSTLQSKTAQSQRKTNSFTNNQHDVSDDDTIRASPIQISDRYQKTSRLSTENRDYRTSLNRLESIERNANVQLHDEFRKTSRLSTEDRDFKTSLSRLESIQRNARLIADVLRRNRRGKTLLPKESQQPIVEEERLSSFESLLQSLDSSDSQWTKTAHSFYNDTTQDKRREPPREKQSVDTHHETQHKDPPRERPNEETHHETKHRDPLRRRRSNLETHRQTKRRDAPRISEAHPPDDIASSLDSYTSEEEPPPLSPFEDFGRDHDLSRKSSRLKASKKVDRQSRNSNTRSTSQKLTPEMKRHLHMKQKKKIYQCSKCDKSFVSRSNLSIHMKTHDKRQLLRCEYCNKGFAVRAGLERHIRTHTGEKPHKCKHCPKRFAERYSLTCHERIHTGVKPFKCLTCGMRFIESGSLTNHERCHSSERPYKCKYPGCSSAFKWSSLLKRHEQCVHRGVRYECEFCKATYARRETLRIHEKMHHSGSKPYLCHCGRRAANCEKHKEHKKKKHKSS; encoded by the coding sequence ATGAGAAGACAGTGCACATTGGGTTACGACCGTTTAAGTGTTCCCCGTTGCGGGAAGGGTTTCCCGGATAGTTCTAATTTAAAAATCCACGAGGAACACGTTCATGCATTTGATGACGCCTCATCGGATGAGGCTATTTCCTCGGATGAGGACGGCACAAGCAAAGCTCCGAAACAACAGAAGACAGGAAGCCGCAAAACTATAGCTCCAGTTAAAAGTAGCACCCAACCGGTTTCAAAAATGACTTCGCGAGGAACAATATCAAGTAAAGATGGTGGACAGGCGATTAGGCAAAATCGTGAAAGATATGTATTCGAAAGGGATGTCGATTCAGATGAAGCAGATTTGATTAGCAAACATCCTAACAAAGCCCATCATGAGAAGCTTTCCGATAGAAATTCTTCGACGGTTGTAGAAAAATCTACACAACAAAGCGACATCACTAGAAATATTTCTCGGAATACTGATATGTTGTATAGTAAACCCAGGCCTCCGACATGCCGGTCTGAAATGTTAACACATCAATATGCAACCGATGAGGATGCAATTGCTGCCGATCCGGGTATTCGCTCTCTGCACAGACAACGCAGTGTCGACTCAGTCGACACGGAAATCAGTGAAACACGATCAGTGTTTGAGAATTTCGTCACCCAAACCAATGTTAACATAGTAGTGAAACATACATGTGGTAAGCAAGTGAAGGAAACAATCACCTCagaacaacagacacacttttccTCATCAGAACGAGATAAACGGAATGAGATGTTTTCAAGATTGAAGTCAACTTTACAATCTAAAACGGCCCAATCCCAAAGAAAAACCAACTCGTTTACTAATAATCAGCATGACGTTAGCGACGATGATACCATCAGAGCATCGCCTATCCAGATAAGTGACCGATATCAAAAGACCTCGCGTCTATCGACTGAAAATCGGGATTACAGAACGAGCTTAAACCGGTTGGAAAGCATCGAAAGGAATGCCAATGTCCAGTTACATGACGAATTCCGAAAGACCTCGCGCCTCTCTACTGAAGATCGGGATTTTAAGACGAGTTTAAGCCGATTGGAAAGCATTCAAAGGAATGCTAGACTAATTGCTGATGTGCTGCGTCGAAATCGACGCGGAAAGACGCTCCTCCCTAAGGAATCACAGCAACCTATCGTTGAAGAAGAACGTTTGTCATCTTTTGAATCACTTCTTCAAAGTTTAGATTCATCTGACAGTCAGTGGACTAAAACTGCGCATAGTTTCTATAATGATACGACACAAGATAAGCGTAGAGAGCCACCACGAGAGAAACAAAGTGTTGATACCCATCACGAGACTCAACATAAAGACCCACCGCGAGAGAGACCCAACGAAGAAACACACCACGAAACTAAACATAGAGATCCACTGCGGCGAAGGAGATCCAACTTGGAGACTCATCGTCAGACCAAACGTAGAGACGCACCGCGAATATCTGAAGCCCATCCACCCGATGATATAGCATCGTCTCTAGACTCGTACACATCCGAAGAAGAACCACCACCATTATCACCATTTGAAGACTTTGGTAGAGATCACGACTTGTCACGAAAATCCAGCCGCTTAAAAGCGAGCAAAAAAGTAGATCGTCAATCTCGTAATTCCAATACCAGAAGTACGTCCCAGAAACTGACTCCTGAGATGAAGAGACACCTGCatatgaaacaaaagaagaaaatatACCAGTGTTCCAAATGTGATAAAAGCTTTGTATCGCGCAGTAATTTAAGTATTCATATGAAGACTCATGACAAACGGCAGCTACTTCGCTGTGAATATTGTAATAAAGGTTTCGCGGTTCGGGCCGGTCTTGAGCGACATATACGTACGCACACCGGCGAAAAACCACATAAATGTAAACACTGTCCTAAACGATTCGCCGAGAGGTACTCTTTAACATGTCATGAGAGAATACACACGGGAGTGAAACCATTTAAATGTCTCACATGCGGTATGAGGTTTATTGAATCGGGTAGCCTAACTAACCATGAAAGATGCCACTCGTCGGAAAGACCGTATAAATGCAAATACCCCGGATGTTCTAGCGCGTTCAAATGGTCATCACTGTTAAAGCGACATGAGCAGTGCGTGCATCGAGGTGTCAGGTATGAATGCGAGTTCTGTAAAGCGACGTATGCAAGGAGGGAGACTTTGCGTATACATGAAAAAATGCATCATTCAGGTTCGAAACCATATCTATGTCATTGTGGACGTAGAGCTGCCAATTGTGAGAAGCACAAAGAACATAAGAAGAAGAAACATAAGTCATCATAA